In Pseudomonas fluorescens, the following are encoded in one genomic region:
- a CDS encoding asparaginase codes for MNAPTYPAAQHVMVLYTGGTIGMQASAHGLAPASGFEARMRDYLHSQPELVVPQWRFREMSPLIDSANMTPTYWQQLREAVVDAVDVQGCDSVLILHGTDTLAYSAAAMSFQLLGLHARVCFTGSMLPAGVTDSDAWENLGGALVALGQGLAPGVHLYFHGELLDPTRCAKVRSFGRHPFKRLERQGGGVKVPSLPTQLNYNQPKQLANVAVLPLFPGIGTEVLDGLLDSGIQGLVLECYGSGTGPSDNPGFLASLGRARDNGVVVVAVTQCHEGGVELDVYEAGSRLRGVGVLSGGGMTREAAFGKLHGLLGAGLDTDEVRRLVELDLCGELS; via the coding sequence ATGAATGCCCCGACCTATCCTGCCGCCCAGCACGTCATGGTGCTCTACACCGGCGGCACCATCGGCATGCAGGCCAGCGCCCATGGCCTGGCCCCGGCGTCCGGTTTCGAAGCGCGGATGCGCGACTATCTGCACAGCCAGCCTGAGCTGGTGGTGCCGCAATGGCGCTTTCGCGAGATGTCGCCGCTGATCGACAGCGCCAACATGACCCCGACGTATTGGCAGCAGTTGCGTGAAGCGGTGGTCGATGCAGTGGATGTTCAGGGCTGCGACAGCGTGCTGATCCTGCATGGCACCGACACCCTGGCCTACAGCGCGGCCGCGATGAGTTTCCAGTTGCTCGGACTGCATGCCCGCGTGTGCTTCACCGGCTCCATGCTGCCGGCCGGTGTGACTGACAGCGACGCCTGGGAAAACCTCGGCGGTGCGCTGGTTGCACTGGGCCAGGGCCTGGCGCCGGGCGTGCATCTGTACTTCCACGGCGAACTGCTGGACCCGACCCGTTGTGCCAAGGTACGCAGTTTTGGTCGGCATCCGTTCAAGCGCCTGGAGCGTCAGGGTGGCGGTGTGAAAGTGCCTTCGCTCCCAACACAGTTGAATTACAACCAGCCCAAACAATTGGCGAACGTCGCGGTGCTGCCGCTGTTTCCCGGCATCGGCACCGAGGTGCTGGATGGTTTGCTCGACAGCGGCATTCAGGGCCTGGTGCTGGAGTGCTACGGCAGCGGTACCGGCCCGAGCGACAACCCCGGGTTTCTCGCCAGCCTCGGCCGTGCGCGGGACAACGGCGTGGTCGTGGTAGCAGTCACGCAATGCCACGAAGGCGGGGTTGAACTGGACGTCTATGAAGCCGGCAGTCGTTTGCGCGGTGTGGGCGTGTTGTCTGGTGGCGGCATGACCCGTGAAGCGGCGTTCGGCAAGTTGCATGGGTTGTTGGGTGCGGGGCTTGATACGGACGAAGTCCGTCGGCTCGTCGAACTCGACCTGTGCGGTGAACTGAGCTGA
- a CDS encoding AraC family transcriptional regulator — protein MLHSHLTTLNAVSLVLDAFKAQGLSSEALLAGSGISAADLNRADTRITTNQEMQVCANAVALKRDIGLELGRRMHVSCYGMLGYALLTSATFGDALRLAMRYPALLGTLFELSLEDDGERIWFAADDYRESPAMAVFNAEFCLVSLKVTCDDLLGHPLPLLGARFEHAAPDYEATYAEHFNCPVHFGARNNAFAFDKRWLDQPLPLADVITHQAMAERCRKQNIEFTGRQAWLGRIRQLLSAQLNAAPGLEGLAEQMNCSARTLRRHLKDMGCSYQELLDELRFEQAKQMLCEDQLPIYQIAEALGFSETASFRHAFVRWSGVAPSQFRP, from the coding sequence ATGCTCCACTCCCACCTCACCACGCTCAACGCGGTCTCCCTGGTACTCGATGCCTTCAAGGCACAAGGCTTGTCCAGCGAAGCGCTGCTGGCCGGAAGCGGCATCAGTGCGGCGGATCTGAACCGTGCCGACACGCGCATCACCACCAATCAGGAAATGCAGGTCTGTGCCAATGCCGTCGCCCTCAAGCGTGACATCGGCCTGGAACTGGGCCGGCGGATGCACGTTTCCTGCTACGGCATGCTCGGTTACGCCCTGCTCACCAGTGCCACCTTCGGTGACGCTTTGCGTCTGGCGATGCGCTATCCGGCGCTGCTGGGAACACTTTTCGAACTGAGCCTTGAAGATGATGGCGAGCGCATCTGGTTCGCCGCCGACGATTACCGCGAGAGCCCGGCCATGGCGGTGTTCAACGCCGAGTTCTGCCTGGTGTCGCTGAAGGTCACCTGCGACGACCTGCTCGGCCATCCACTGCCCTTGCTCGGCGCACGCTTCGAACATGCCGCGCCCGACTACGAAGCGACCTACGCCGAACACTTCAACTGCCCGGTGCACTTCGGCGCGCGGAACAACGCCTTCGCCTTCGACAAGCGCTGGCTCGACCAGCCACTACCGCTGGCCGATGTCATCACCCATCAAGCCATGGCCGAACGCTGCCGCAAACAGAACATCGAGTTCACCGGGCGACAGGCGTGGCTGGGACGGATCCGCCAATTGCTCAGCGCGCAATTGAATGCCGCGCCCGGACTGGAAGGGCTGGCCGAGCAAATGAACTGTTCGGCGCGGACCTTGCGCCGACATCTCAAGGACATGGGTTGCAGCTACCAGGAACTGCTCGACGAACTGCGCTTCGAGCAGGCCAAGCAAATGCTGTGCGAGGATCAATTGCCGATCTATCAGATTGCCGAGGCGTTGGGCTTCAGCGAGACCGCGAGTTTTCGCCATGCGTTTGTGCGCTGGAGCGGTGTGGCACCCAGCCAGTTTCGGCCCTGA
- a CDS encoding histone deacetylase family protein — protein sequence MLTIYSDDHHLHHGRCELIDGQLKPCFEMPSRADHVLQRVQNQNLGPVEAPKDFGLEPIARIHSRDYLDFFKGAWARWTEFNTDGDLLPYTWPARTLRSIKPTSLHGQLGYYSFDGGAPITAGTWQAAYSAAQVALTAQAEIQRGARSAFALCRPPGHHAASDLMGGYCYLNNAAIAAQAFLDQGHEKVAILDVDYHHGNGTQSIFYERSDVLFTSIHGHPEAEFPFFLGYEDERGEDAGEGFNFNYPLAAGSGWDTWSAALEQACKEIESYGADIVVVSLGVDTFKDDPISQFKLDSPDYLAMGKRIAALGKPTLFVMEGGYAVEEIGINAVNVLEGFESA from the coding sequence ATGCTGACGATCTACTCTGACGATCACCACCTGCACCATGGCCGCTGCGAACTCATCGACGGCCAGCTCAAGCCTTGCTTCGAGATGCCATCGCGCGCCGATCATGTGCTGCAACGCGTGCAGAACCAGAATCTTGGCCCAGTCGAAGCGCCAAAGGATTTCGGCCTCGAGCCGATCGCACGAATTCACAGCCGTGACTACCTCGACTTCTTCAAAGGCGCCTGGGCACGCTGGACCGAATTCAACACCGACGGTGACCTGCTGCCCTACACTTGGCCGGCCCGCACCCTGCGCTCAATCAAACCCACCAGCCTCCACGGCCAGCTCGGTTATTACAGCTTCGACGGCGGCGCCCCGATCACCGCCGGCACCTGGCAAGCGGCGTACAGCGCAGCACAAGTTGCGCTCACCGCCCAAGCGGAAATCCAGCGCGGCGCCCGTTCTGCTTTCGCCCTGTGCCGTCCACCGGGACACCACGCCGCCAGCGATTTGATGGGCGGTTATTGCTACCTCAACAACGCCGCCATCGCCGCCCAGGCCTTCCTCGATCAGGGCCATGAAAAGGTCGCGATCCTCGACGTCGACTACCACCACGGCAACGGCACCCAGTCGATTTTCTACGAACGCAGCGACGTGCTGTTCACCTCGATCCATGGCCACCCGGAAGCCGAGTTCCCGTTCTTCCTCGGCTATGAAGATGAACGCGGCGAAGACGCTGGCGAAGGGTTCAACTTCAACTATCCGTTGGCCGCCGGTTCGGGCTGGGACACCTGGAGCGCAGCGCTGGAACAGGCCTGCAAAGAGATCGAAAGCTACGGCGCCGACATCGTCGTCGTGTCCCTGGGCGTCGATACCTTCAAGGATGATCCGATCTCGCAATTCAAACTCGACAGCCCGGATTACCTGGCCATGGGCAAACGCATTGCGGCGCTCGGCAAACCCACGCTGTTCGTCATGGAAGGCGGCTATGCCGTGGAAGAAATCGGCATCAACGCCGTGAACGTTCTCGAAGGTTTCGAAAGCGCTTAA
- a CDS encoding polyamine ABC transporter substrate-binding protein has product MKSLKRFIVPALCASVLSVAAHAEERTLRVYNWFDYITPKALEDFKAQNTQTKLVYDIFDTNEALEAKLLTGNSGYDVVVPSNVFLAKQIEAGVFQPLDRSKLPNWNHLDPKLMKLIEANDPGNKFAVPYMYGTILIGFNPDKVKAVLGDNAPVDSWDLIFKEENISKLKQCGVALLDSPSEILPLALQHLGLDPNSKKPADYAKAEALLMKIRPYITYFHSSKYMADIANGDICVAVGYSGSFSQAANRAKEAKNGVVVDMRLPKEGAPIWFDMLAIPKGAKNPEDAYTFINYLLQPQVIAPVSDFVGYPNPNKDATELVDPAIRNNPNLYPTDAAMGTLYTLQPLPRDAERARTRAWTKIKSGT; this is encoded by the coding sequence ATGAAAAGTCTTAAGCGTTTCATCGTACCAGCGCTCTGTGCCTCGGTGCTCAGCGTTGCCGCCCACGCTGAAGAGCGAACGTTGCGCGTCTACAACTGGTTCGACTACATCACGCCCAAGGCCCTGGAAGACTTCAAGGCCCAGAACACCCAGACCAAACTGGTCTACGACATCTTCGACACCAACGAAGCGCTGGAGGCCAAGCTGCTGACCGGCAACTCCGGCTACGACGTGGTGGTGCCGTCCAACGTGTTCCTCGCCAAGCAAATCGAAGCCGGGGTATTCCAGCCCCTGGATCGCAGCAAGCTGCCGAACTGGAATCACCTCGATCCCAAGCTGATGAAGCTGATCGAAGCCAATGACCCAGGCAACAAGTTCGCCGTACCGTACATGTACGGGACCATCCTGATCGGCTTCAACCCGGACAAGGTCAAGGCCGTGCTCGGCGACAACGCGCCGGTAGACAGTTGGGACCTGATCTTCAAGGAAGAGAACATCAGCAAGCTCAAGCAGTGCGGCGTCGCCCTGCTCGACTCGCCCTCGGAGATCCTGCCGCTGGCCCTGCAACACCTCGGCCTGGACCCCAACAGCAAGAAGCCTGCGGACTACGCCAAGGCTGAAGCACTGCTGATGAAGATCCGTCCGTACATCACCTACTTCCACTCGTCGAAGTACATGGCCGATATCGCCAACGGTGACATCTGCGTCGCGGTCGGATATTCCGGCAGCTTCTCGCAAGCCGCCAACCGCGCCAAAGAAGCCAAGAACGGTGTGGTCGTCGACATGCGTTTGCCGAAGGAAGGCGCGCCGATCTGGTTCGACATGCTGGCGATTCCGAAGGGGGCGAAAAACCCCGAAGACGCCTACACCTTCATCAACTACCTGCTGCAGCCGCAAGTGATTGCGCCGGTCAGTGACTTCGTGGGGTATCCGAACCCGAACAAGGACGCCACGGAACTGGTCGACCCGGCGATCCGCAACAACCCCAACCTGTATCCGACCGACGCGGCGATGGGCACGCTCTACACCCTGCAACCGCTGCCGCGCGATGCCGAACGTGCGCGGACCCGGGCCTGGACCAAGATCAAGTCCGGTACCTGA
- a CDS encoding PLP-dependent aminotransferase family protein, producing the protein MTSEPLSLTFNPAGIELDRRQGLSRQLYQALRTRVLDGRLASGTRLPASRDLAAALAISRNSVVRAYDQLYAEGFIEGRVGDGTYVAQLPQATVPAKKLSTKVSTGFSTGLPTALSTNWLDLPVDPSSKVIHNDPLTRVKNNHLASPPSGPPRAFRVGVPAFDLFPFEVWAKLNAAFWRKPDFQQLCYGDPAGDARLRGMIAAYLRSSRGMQCSAEQILITSGAQQGISLCAQLLVEPGDGVAIENPGYRAAGHAFAVAGARLHGVAVDSEGINCSELSALDDCRLTYVTPSHQYPTGVVMSLARRLELLAWAERTQGWIVEDDYDGEYRYSGAPLAPLAALDRHGRVLYVGTFGKVAFPALRLGYLVLPPGLVQAFAQRRAVDVRHSEVSTQAVMAEFMAAGHFQRHIRRMRRAALSRRNTLLNGWPLDIPGIGKLPTVAAGLHMTVPVDSVARERELIELASSVDVEVNGLSSYWLPESVTPTDQRAGLVLGFAAVPEKAIESALERLRRVWKVL; encoded by the coding sequence ATGACTAGCGAGCCACTGTCCCTGACCTTCAACCCCGCAGGTATCGAACTTGATCGTCGCCAGGGGCTGAGTCGTCAGCTCTACCAGGCATTGCGCACGCGTGTGTTGGACGGGCGACTGGCCAGCGGTACACGTCTGCCTGCCAGTCGTGATCTGGCAGCCGCGCTGGCGATTTCCCGCAACAGTGTGGTGCGTGCCTACGATCAGCTGTACGCCGAAGGGTTTATTGAAGGGCGGGTCGGCGACGGGACTTATGTCGCGCAATTGCCCCAGGCAACCGTGCCGGCAAAAAAACTATCCACAAAAGTATCCACAGGGTTTTCAACAGGCTTACCCACAGCCTTATCCACAAATTGGCTCGATTTACCTGTGGATCCATCCAGCAAAGTTATCCACAACGACCCGTTGACCCGGGTCAAAAACAACCATTTGGCCAGTCCGCCGAGCGGTCCGCCCCGGGCATTTCGGGTCGGTGTTCCGGCGTTCGACCTGTTTCCATTCGAGGTCTGGGCCAAGCTGAATGCGGCTTTCTGGCGCAAACCGGATTTTCAACAGCTGTGCTACGGCGACCCGGCAGGCGATGCACGCTTGCGCGGGATGATCGCCGCGTATTTGCGCAGTTCCCGCGGCATGCAGTGCTCGGCTGAACAAATTCTGATCACCAGTGGCGCGCAGCAGGGAATCAGCCTTTGTGCACAGTTGCTGGTGGAGCCCGGTGACGGGGTGGCGATTGAAAATCCGGGGTATCGGGCGGCCGGTCATGCCTTCGCCGTGGCGGGCGCGCGGTTGCACGGGGTAGCGGTGGACAGCGAGGGCATCAATTGCAGCGAACTGTCAGCACTCGATGATTGTCGGCTGACCTATGTCACGCCGTCACACCAGTATCCCACCGGCGTGGTCATGAGCCTGGCGCGACGCCTGGAGTTGCTGGCCTGGGCCGAGCGCACCCAAGGCTGGATCGTCGAGGATGATTACGATGGCGAGTACCGCTACAGCGGCGCGCCACTGGCGCCTTTGGCCGCGCTCGATCGTCACGGGCGGGTGTTGTATGTCGGCACGTTCGGCAAGGTCGCGTTTCCGGCGTTGCGTCTCGGTTATCTGGTGCTGCCGCCGGGGCTGGTGCAGGCCTTTGCGCAACGACGCGCGGTGGACGTACGGCACTCCGAAGTCAGCACCCAGGCGGTGATGGCCGAGTTCATGGCGGCCGGGCATTTCCAGCGTCACATTCGGCGCATGCGGCGCGCGGCGCTGAGTCGGCGCAATACCTTGCTCAATGGTTGGCCGCTGGATATTCCAGGCATCGGCAAACTGCCCACCGTCGCCGCGGGACTGCACATGACGGTGCCGGTCGACAGCGTGGCCCGTGAACGCGAGCTGATCGAGTTGGCGAGCAGTGTCGATGTCGAGGTCAACGGCTTGAGCAGTTATTGGCTGCCGGAGTCCGTGACTCCGACGGATCAACGTGCGGGACTGGTACTGGGCTTTGCCGCCGTACCTGAAAAGGCGATCGAGTCCGCATTGGAGCGGTTGCGCAGGGTGTGGAAAGTGCTCTGA
- a CDS encoding FMN-binding negative transcriptional regulator, whose translation MYTPRAFAIDELSQLHELILATRLAILVTHGESGLQASHVPVLLHCEQGSNGTLYGHLAKANPQWTDLRDGAEALLIFAGADAYVSPGFYPSKAEHGKVVPTWNYVAVHAYGRAETFSDGGRLLDIVSTLTDRHEAGRAQPWSVADAPADYIDGMLKAIVGFAIPIDRLEGKRKLSQNRSPADIAGVREGLAASPDVNDQTLAQLMR comes from the coding sequence ATGTATACGCCGCGCGCTTTTGCCATCGACGAGTTGTCCCAACTGCATGAACTGATCCTCGCCACCCGTCTCGCCATATTGGTGACCCACGGTGAAAGCGGCCTGCAAGCCAGCCATGTACCGGTGCTGCTGCATTGCGAACAAGGCTCGAACGGCACGTTGTACGGGCATCTGGCCAAAGCCAATCCACAGTGGACAGACCTGCGCGACGGCGCCGAAGCCCTGCTGATTTTTGCCGGTGCCGACGCCTACGTCAGCCCTGGCTTCTACCCGAGCAAGGCCGAACACGGCAAAGTCGTGCCAACCTGGAACTACGTCGCCGTACACGCCTATGGCCGAGCCGAAACCTTCAGCGATGGCGGGCGGCTGCTCGACATCGTCAGCACCCTCACCGATCGTCATGAAGCTGGCCGCGCCCAACCGTGGTCAGTGGCCGATGCCCCCGCCGACTACATCGACGGCATGCTCAAGGCCATTGTCGGTTTCGCCATTCCCATCGACCGTCTGGAAGGCAAGCGCAAGCTCAGCCAGAACCGCAGCCCCGCCGACATCGCCGGCGTGCGCGAAGGCCTGGCCGCCAGCCCCGACGTCAACGACCAAACCCTCGCCCAATTGATGCGCTAA
- a CDS encoding GNAT family N-acetyltransferase, translating into MSQIDIRQVTAGDHAAWLPLWQAYLSFYNTELADAVTQSTWQRMLDPNEPTHAALAWADGKAVGMVHFIYHRSNWAIENSCYLQDLLVVPETRGTGVGRQLIEFVYATAKADGCNKVHWLTHETNATAIQLYERIAERPGFIQFRKAI; encoded by the coding sequence ATGAGTCAAATCGACATTCGCCAAGTCACCGCCGGTGATCACGCGGCCTGGTTGCCGCTGTGGCAAGCCTACCTGAGCTTCTACAACACCGAACTGGCGGATGCCGTCACCCAAAGCACTTGGCAGCGCATGCTCGATCCGAACGAGCCAACCCACGCCGCCCTCGCCTGGGCCGACGGCAAAGCGGTGGGCATGGTGCATTTCATCTACCATCGTTCGAACTGGGCCATCGAAAACTCCTGCTATCTGCAAGACTTGCTGGTGGTCCCGGAAACTCGAGGCACCGGCGTCGGCCGGCAATTGATCGAATTTGTCTACGCCACGGCCAAGGCCGACGGTTGCAACAAAGTCCACTGGCTGACCCACGAAACCAACGCCACCGCGATCCAGCTCTACGAGCGCATCGCTGAACGCCCCGGTTTCATCCAGTTTCGCAAAGCCATCTAG
- a CDS encoding GNAT family protein, with amino-acid sequence MSISLADWKGVPAPTTQLIEGRYIRLEKLDPARHGDGLYKVLQGPGADPKLWDYLPYGPFPERSVFNDWLNNHAVSSDPYFFSVIDRASGEVQGILSLMSIVPAQGRIEIGHVTFGAPMQRSPKSTEAVYLLAKESFALGYRRLEWKCNNANARSKYAAERLGFSFEGVFRQHMVVKGQNRDTAWYSILDSEWPAIGAGFEKWLSDENQTASGQVKGLVECRS; translated from the coding sequence ATGTCGATTTCACTCGCCGACTGGAAAGGCGTCCCGGCCCCCACGACTCAACTGATCGAAGGGCGTTACATCCGCCTGGAAAAACTCGACCCTGCACGCCACGGCGACGGCCTGTACAAAGTCCTGCAAGGTCCCGGCGCCGACCCGAAGTTGTGGGACTACCTGCCTTACGGCCCCTTCCCGGAGCGCAGCGTCTTCAACGACTGGCTGAACAACCACGCGGTCAGCAGCGACCCGTATTTCTTCAGCGTGATCGACCGCGCCAGCGGCGAGGTCCAGGGCATTCTCAGCCTGATGTCCATCGTCCCGGCCCAGGGCCGCATCGAAATCGGCCACGTCACCTTCGGCGCGCCGATGCAGCGCTCGCCGAAAAGCACCGAGGCGGTTTACCTGTTGGCCAAGGAATCCTTTGCCCTGGGTTACCGTCGCCTGGAATGGAAATGCAATAACGCCAACGCCCGCTCCAAATACGCGGCCGAACGATTGGGCTTCAGTTTTGAGGGTGTGTTCCGCCAGCACATGGTGGTCAAGGGGCAAAATCGCGACACCGCGTGGTACTCGATTCTGGACTCGGAATGGCCGGCGATTGGCGCCGGGTTCGAGAAGTGGCTGAGCGATGAGAACCAGACGGCTTCGGGGCAGGTTAAAGGGTTGGTGGAGTGTCGCAGTTGA
- a CDS encoding helix-turn-helix transcriptional regulator gives MSMTVAERTVLIESIQEDLAQGTLEIGEAVRRLRVEVTGLRQTQFAKMCKISLRTLVHIEHGEGNQTLKSLNAVFRPFGLKMGVVRIRRDIS, from the coding sequence ATGAGCATGACTGTTGCTGAGCGCACAGTGCTCATAGAAAGCATTCAAGAAGATTTAGCTCAGGGCACTCTTGAAATTGGCGAAGCGGTTCGCCGATTGCGAGTTGAGGTTACCGGCCTGCGCCAGACTCAATTTGCGAAAATGTGCAAAATATCGCTGCGTACGCTGGTGCATATCGAGCACGGAGAAGGGAATCAGACGCTAAAGTCGTTGAACGCCGTATTCAGGCCGTTTGGATTGAAGATGGGGGTGGTGCGGATTCGGCGTGATATCAGCTGA
- a CDS encoding HipA domain-containing protein, with translation MYDLTLQIYWAGNWHDAMVLSFDSPEKGFESRCSFGYQQSYLFENYEDIGTPFAKAVSARFPLDWDGRRSNAPAFVHDIAPAGAAKKFLLAHIGRDKPADVNADLYLLARNTPAPIGNMRVKESAEAVDQREPIGFERQDVVSRNNRFLEYAYEQGAAIGGATGAGGEAPKLLLARNKAGLLYPDAVLDDADVTQHWFVKFARNKGLATDQVILRSEYHYYKALQTLGIETVAVEGLALEEATKPSLWMQRFDRQVTDQGIERFAVESIYSLANITTPGSALDHMDVLRLLAGLWRETGQADQIPNLVADYLRRDLINKILGNSDNHGRNTAIIRDDTSFRLAPIYDLAPMVMDDEGVTRTTKWPKELERAGDVNWRGVCRTLADITAPEDPLAALSDVQDSFERLREDANRLMALPDILAANGLPDATMNHPQIALKNLEQRLKEWGLK, from the coding sequence ATGTACGATCTGACTTTACAGATCTATTGGGCAGGAAACTGGCACGACGCCATGGTTCTGAGCTTCGACAGCCCTGAAAAAGGCTTCGAAAGTCGCTGTAGTTTTGGCTACCAACAATCATATCTTTTCGAAAATTACGAGGATATTGGAACTCCGTTCGCCAAGGCGGTGAGCGCAAGATTTCCTTTGGATTGGGATGGCAGACGATCCAACGCGCCAGCATTTGTACATGACATAGCACCTGCCGGTGCCGCCAAAAAATTCCTTTTGGCGCATATAGGCAGAGACAAGCCCGCAGACGTCAATGCAGACCTCTACCTGCTGGCGAGAAACACACCGGCGCCGATTGGAAATATGCGGGTCAAGGAATCTGCTGAAGCGGTGGATCAGCGTGAGCCGATAGGTTTTGAGCGGCAGGACGTCGTCAGTCGCAATAATCGATTTCTCGAGTACGCCTATGAGCAAGGGGCAGCCATTGGTGGGGCAACAGGTGCAGGTGGCGAGGCTCCGAAGCTGTTGTTGGCCCGGAACAAGGCCGGGCTTTTGTATCCCGACGCCGTGCTGGACGACGCCGACGTCACCCAGCATTGGTTCGTGAAATTTGCTCGCAATAAAGGATTAGCGACTGATCAGGTCATTCTGAGAAGCGAATACCACTACTACAAAGCCCTCCAGACACTAGGGATCGAGACGGTGGCAGTCGAGGGGCTTGCGCTGGAGGAGGCGACCAAGCCCAGCTTGTGGATGCAGCGTTTTGACCGCCAAGTGACCGACCAAGGAATCGAACGCTTTGCCGTGGAGTCAATCTACTCGCTGGCAAACATTACGACTCCGGGTAGCGCTTTGGATCACATGGACGTTCTCCGGCTGTTGGCAGGACTTTGGCGCGAGACGGGGCAGGCGGATCAGATTCCGAATCTCGTTGCCGATTATCTGCGCCGGGATCTGATCAACAAAATTCTCGGTAACTCGGATAACCACGGACGCAATACCGCAATCATCCGTGATGACACCTCGTTCCGCCTTGCACCCATCTATGATCTGGCGCCCATGGTGATGGATGACGAAGGTGTGACACGCACAACCAAGTGGCCAAAAGAACTTGAGAGAGCGGGTGACGTTAATTGGCGTGGGGTGTGCCGTACATTGGCCGACATCACTGCCCCGGAAGATCCATTAGCCGCTTTGAGTGACGTACAGGATTCATTTGAGCGCCTGCGTGAGGATGCAAATCGTCTGATGGCGCTCCCCGATATTCTCGCTGCCAACGGCCTGCCTGACGCGACCATGAATCACCCGCAAATTGCATTGAAAAATCTGGAGCAACGTTTGAAAGAGTGGGGTTTGAAATGA